One genomic region from Ptychodera flava strain L36383 chromosome 5, AS_Pfla_20210202, whole genome shotgun sequence encodes:
- the LOC139132405 gene encoding uncharacterized protein, with protein sequence MYISFRDLFVSKRVSTATMTGGRIFTCAAFMVLFAVTSYGHVESDGSSLPGVIDFARDAMIQNIYYKQDGPNVLEETATPPTDDGLTTTQELVIYSSIAYLGLTLWAFCCLLYVVWAAGHTKMARDEMEEIK encoded by the exons ATGTACATCAGTTTCCGGGACCTGTTCGTGAGTAAAAG GGTTTCGACAGCAACAATGACTGGCGGTAGAATTTTTACGTGTGCAGCCTTTATGGTTCTTTTCGCGGTCACCTCGTACG GTCATGTCGAAAGCGATGGTTCGTCTTTACCAGGCGTGATAGACTTTGCCAGGGATGCCATGATTCAAAACATCTACTACAAACAAGACGGTCCTAATGTACTTGAGGAGACCGCGACGCCACCAACAGACGATGGATTGACCACTACTCAGGAGTTAGTGATCTATTCGTCAATAGCGTATCTTGGACTCACTCTATGGGCCTTCTGTTGCTTGCTGTACGTGGTCTGGGCCGCAGGACATACTAAAATGGCCAGAGACGAAATGGAAGAAATCAAATAA
- the LOC139132745 gene encoding uncharacterized protein, which yields MVAMATSPSTTNSMSAQQSSSHRRMIWTTLMVLMLIALAAYVVMFYEIDYKVSALFYGFHDTGSVVKLTGASLNFSQWGFLRSLPRLSGLRNLQGNRSAGSRYDNVTGTNEVNLTNNGTAKLTISDHSVPSMNSSNAALETQHSEFVDIEYFGQGEAKFHKEEIVPNIAHFIWFSNHTFQFYHLLSILSVYKVMKAERILFHTDCEPEGRYWEEIRAKVPILEIHHREPPLKVFNLTLNPKWHQADVASLLILMELGGVYFDPDIFVVQPLDYLRHYECVMGREIPGFIAKGIIFASKDSEFLRYYYDGYRRYDSRCWNCNSLKYPNYLAQKYPSLIHVEETSLIYPPGNRWRMMFYGKFRWWVDNFTIHVWIRNFERREKNVVVSPDTIKSMDSAFGQMCRFIYYDEPHPLDV from the coding sequence atggttgccatggcaacatcacCTAGCACAACAAACTCTATGTCTGCACAGCAAAGCTCCTCTCATAGGAGAATGATATGGACAACATTAATGGTACTCATGTTGATCGCCCTGGCAGCTTACGTTGtcatgttttatgaaattgatTATAAAGTTTCCGCCCTGTTTTATGGTTTCCATGACACTGGATCTGTCGTAAAGCTGACTGGAGCGTCTCTGAATTTCTCTCAATGGGGATTTTTAAGATCTTTACCCAGACTCAGTGGCTTACGAAATCTCCAAGGTAACCGAAGTGCTGGTAGCAGATATGACAACGTTACGGGAACTAATGAAGTCAACCTTACGAACAATGGGACTGCAAAGTTGACCATTAGTGATCATTCGGTACCTTCCATGAATTCATCTAATGCTGCACTTGAAACGCAACATTCTGAATTCGTTGATATCGAGTATTTCGGACAGGGAGAAGCGAAGTTTCACAAAGAAGAAATAGTACCAAATATTGCACATTTTATTTGGTTTAGTAATCATACTTTTCAGTTTTACCATTTGCTCAGTATACTGAGCGtatacaaagtaatgaaagcGGAAAGGATTCTCTTTCACACAGACTGCGAACCGGAAGGGCGATATTGGGAAGAAATTAGAGCAAAAGTTCCAATACTTGAGATCCATCATAGGGAGCCACCATTAAAAGTATTCAACCTAACTCTGAATCCGAAATGGCATCAAGCTGATGTCGCTAGTCTACTCATACTGATGGAACTCGGCGGCGTTTACTTTGATCCGGACATCTTTGTTGTGCAGCCTTTGGACTATTTAAGACACTACGAATGCGTTATGGGCAGGGAAATACCTGGTTTCATTGCTAAAGGTATTATCTTTGCCAGCAAGGATTCAGAGTTTTTGCGTTACTACTATGATGGCTATCGCAGGTACGATTCTCGCTGTTGGAATTGCAACTCTTTAAAATATCCCAACTACTTAGCTCAAAAATATCCAAGTCTTATACACGTGGAGGAGACAAGTCTGATTTACCCTCCAGGAAATCGGTGGAGGATGatgttttatggtaaatttcGTTGGTGGGTTGATAATTTCACAATACATGTTTGGATAAGAAATTTTGAAAGACGAGAAAAAAACGTTGTAGTGTCACCAGACACGATCAAAAGTATGGACTCTGCATTCGGACAAATGTGTAGATTTATATATTATGATGAACCCCATCCATTAGATGTCTAG